Proteins from a genomic interval of Yoonia sp. GPGPB17:
- a CDS encoding cold shock domain-containing protein, producing the protein MMRSGLYDEKRVCLIKGNVKWFAPSKGYGFVESVETADDILLQKYTLTEFGQSSVAEGSRIEAFVSKGPRGLRVVEVIALDAVQNAPQSSARRCSEPDNREYRPVRVKWYDDTRYYGFVNLFGDATDYFVRNNQLRDAGRFVISSRERQLALLHLVRHIAQRF; encoded by the coding sequence ATGATGAGATCTGGATTATACGACGAAAAACGAGTCTGCCTCATAAAAGGCAATGTGAAGTGGTTTGCTCCGAGCAAAGGTTATGGCTTTGTGGAGAGTGTAGAGACAGCCGACGACATCCTTCTACAAAAATACACGCTCACAGAGTTTGGCCAGAGCTCGGTTGCAGAGGGAAGTCGTATCGAAGCATTTGTTAGCAAAGGGCCACGCGGGCTGCGAGTTGTCGAAGTGATTGCACTTGACGCTGTGCAAAACGCACCTCAATCGTCCGCTAGACGATGCTCGGAACCTGATAATCGCGAGTACCGGCCAGTACGGGTCAAATGGTATGACGACACCAGATACTATGGTTTTGTAAACCTCTTTGGTGATGCGACGGACTACTTCGTCCGCAACAATCAGCTCCGCGATGCCGGCAGATTTGTCATCTCGAGCCGGGAGAGGCAATTGGCGTTATTGCATCTAGTGCGCCACATCGCCCAGCGATTTTAG